CGACTCAAATATCCCTCGCCGAAATTATTACCATATTCGAAGGCTCCCTTGGTATGCTTGCCTGTGTATGCAGCGACAAATACAGGCCCTGCGAATTCTGCAAAGATGAAACTGCCTGCAAAATCAGGCAGACTTTCAGATATGTCCATGAAAGTTCGTCTGCAATTTTAAAGACGACTACGTTGCAGGATCTGGTGTAAGAAGTGCTCTTCGAGATATCATACGAATAACAGAGTATCAGTTTCCTGAAAATAATTTTATTTCTTTCTTACTTTTCAATCAAAGCAGAGATCTATGCATATCTCTATATGCAGATAAAATCTACTCAATTGTATTGATATTTCGTTTTCATTACTCTTTTTTTCGTTTTAGGCGCAGATCCGGAACAACTTACTGAAACTTATCTACATTTGCGATGTAAATATACATCAGGAGGAATCAAACATACTTAATCTTAATATTAAGAAAATATCACTATGTTGCGAAAAATCAGATTATATCTCGCTGTTGCCGGTTTAGTACTCATCACTTTGCTTTTCCTCGATTTTACAGGGATATTGCATCAATGGTTCGGCTGGCTGGCAAAAATACAGCTTGTCCCTGCCATATTAGCGGTGAACGTGGTTGTAATAGCTGTTCTCGTTTTGATTACATTCCTTTTCGGACGTGTGTACTGTTCAGTCATTTGTCCGCTCGGCATCCTGCAAGACGGCATTTCCCATATTTCGGGAAAACGGAAAGGGAAAAAGAACCGTTTCCGGTTCTCAAAAGCAAAGTCATGGCTCCGTTACGGTCTGTTATTCATATTTGTTGTTGCGCTTATCGCAGGAAGCAGCGTCATTGTTTCACTTCTTGATCCCTATGCCGCTTACGGGCGTATCGCCTCCAATCTTTTTGCCCCCGTTTACCGGTTGGGAAATAATTTGCTGGCATGGTTTGCCGAAAGGATGGACAGTTATGCTTTTTATACCACCGAAGTATGGGTAAAAAGCTGGATAACTTTCGGAGTTGCCGTCTCCATGCTTGTTCTGGTCGGGATACTCGCATGGAAAAACGGGCGTACTTATTGCAATACCATCTGCCCCGTAGGTACTTTCCTTGGATTTATTTCACGTTTTTCCATTTTCAGACCTGCATTCGATACGAAAAAATGTACCAGGTGTAATGCCTGCGAACGGGGATGTAAAGCTTCCTGCATAGATGTCAAGACTATGAGTATTGACCATAGCCGTTGCGTGACCTGTTTCAATTGCATCGAAAAATGTAAGTTCGACGCCATGCACTATTCGCTACGAAAAGTAGGTAGAAAAGAACCACTGGTGAATGGTTCAACTTTCGGAGAAACGACTCAAAAAGAAGGAATTTCCCGTCTCAGCTTCTTTTCCATTGCCGGATTGTTTGCTTTTACACACACGGTCAGGGCACAACAATTACAGGTAGACGGAGGACTCGCCGATATTGAAGACAAGAAAGTTCCCGACAGGAAAACTCCGGTAGTACCTCCCGGAGCCGGCAGCGCAAAAAATATGAAACAACATTGTACTGCCTGTCAGTTATGCGTATCTGTTTGTCCTAACCATATATTGAAACCTTCCGGTAAACTTTCCACACTAATGCAGCCCGAAATGACATTCGAGCAGGGATATTGCCGCCCGGAATGCGTTGAGTGCTCACAGGTTTGTCCGTCAGGAGCTATCAAGCCGATCACGGCTGCCGGGAAAACAGCTGTTTCTATCGGCCAGGCGGTGTGGATCAAGGATAATTGCGTCGTAAATACGGAGAAGCTGGCATGTACGGCATGTGAGCGACATTGTCCCACCAAAGCCATTACTCTTGTACCCGTTAACCCGGAAGAAGACCAAAACAAACCTCCGCAAAGGTTTGGCAGGCGTGCTCCTGTTCTGAAGTATCCTGTTGTCGATAAAGAACTGTGTATCGGTTGCGGCGCTTGCGAATACCTCTGCCCCGCACGTCCGTTTAGCGCAATTTATGTTGAAGGAAATGTGAGACACCACGTTGTTTAATGAAAAATTAAAAATGAAGAATGAAAAATAATAACAAAAATATAAGCCGCAGGAATTTCTTCAAAAAAGCAGGCGCAGGAGCCGCAGTAACTACGGCAACCTTGTATGGATGTAAACCCAAAAATACAGTTTCAGCAACAGGCGGTATTTTGGGAGAGATACCAACCGACAAGATGACTTATCGCATTAATCCGCACACAGGGGATAAGGTGTCGCTTCTGGGGTACGGGTGTATGCGCTGGCCGTTGCGGCAGAGAGCAGACGGCAACGGTAACGAGGTTGACCAGGATGCGGTTAACGACCTGGTGGATTATGCCATTGCACATGGTGTCAATTATTTCGATACAGCTCCGGTATATGTGCAGGGTTGGTCGGAAGCGGCAACGGGTATTGCCCTGAAACGCCATCCGCGCGACAAATTTTTCATCGCCACAAAATCTTCCCGGAATAATACGCTGGAGAGCGGAATCGCAATGTACCGCAAATCAATGCAAGACCTGCAAGTCGAATATATCGACTATTATCTGTTGCATAGCATTGGTGCAAGTATTGATGATTTCAACAGGCGGTTTATAGACAACGGTCTGCTTGATTTTTTCCTGAAAGAGCGGGAAGCTGGCCGTATCCGCAATCTGGGCTGGTCGTTTCACGGTATTGTGGAAGTGTTTGACCACGCGCTTGCTATGGACGTAAAATGGGATTTTTGCCAGATACAGCTCAACTATCAGGATTGGCAACATGCTACGGGACGGAACGTGAATGCAGAATACCTGTATGGGGAATTGGTAAAGAAAAATGTTCCTGCCGTTATCATGGAACCGTTGCTGGGCGGACGTCTGGCACGTGTGCCACAGCAGGCGCTTTTAACAATGAGGGAGCTTCGCCCCAACGATACTGCCGCACAATGGGCATTCCGTTATGCCGGAACACCTGAAAATGTGTTGACCGTACTCAGCGGAATGGTCTATATGGAACACTTGCAGGAAAATATTTATACATATTCTCCTTTGGAACCACTAAAGGAAGAGGATTATGAAATGCTTGAAGAAGTAACAGGTATTTTGGTCGACTCGGACTACATCCAATGTACAACGTGTGAATATTGTATGCCGTGCAAATACGGTCTTGATATACCTGGCATCTTCGCTCATTATAACAACTGTGTGAGTGCAGGCAGGTTACTGAAGAGTTCGAATGATGAAAATTACAGGAAAGCCCGTCGGGAGTTCCTCATAGGTTATGATCGCAATGTGCCTAAACTCCGGCAGGCTGCCCGTTGTACGGAATGTGAAGAATGTCTGCCCAAATGTCCGCAAAACATACCTATTATTGAAGAAATGCGCCGTGTGGATAAATATGCCGAACAGTTAAAGCAAAAAACGGAGTTTTAAGCATACGGCCTAAAGTAATTTGTCAAATGATGAATTCTGTTGACGGCAGGCTTATCGGAGACTGCTGGAGTGTTCCTTTTGATGGTAAAGAACGGGGGATATTATATAAAATATTACAATGAAATAAGCTGGTGTTTGGAGATAGGATCAGGACAAACAAAGAAATGCGACAATGCCGATAAATCCTAAAAGCCAATTTGCTATAATTTAGATTCGCGTCGAATAGCTTATTTATTTGTTTTAAAGTTAAGAATAATAGCCTGGCTTCATTTTTACATATAATTACATTATATTTAAACCATTAGCGTAATAAGTAAATGAAAATAGAAAAAGTTTCCGAAGAATTTGCTGCCGACTGTTTTAGGCAGGGTATTGACTGTTCGCAGATCGTTTTGGGATATGCTGCGAACAAGGTAGGTATGGAGAGTGATGAGGCGCTCAGGATTTCTTCACCTTTCGGTGGAGGCATGTGGGCAGGACGCACCTGCGGTTGCGTAGTCGGAGGATTGATGGCATTAGGCATGAAATACGGATATAGCGAGCCGGGTGCTACCGAACAGAAAAAGGCATTGCTTGCTAAAAAGGCTGAGTTCGAACAAAAATTCGCTGAAGAAAACAAAAGCGTTGTCTGTAAGGAAATTCTCGGCTACGATTTAAGTAAACCCGAAGAAATGCAGCAAGTCATTGAAAAGAGCCTCTTTTACTCCATTTGCCCAAAAGTGGTATGCTCAGCCTGTAAAATACTGGATGGGCTTATGTGATTTCATCCATAAGTTATGTATAAGATCATCGACCGTGCTTTCGAAAAAGCATTTTCGGGCGTTGTATTATACAAACCTGAAATTATATTCAACTGTTAACTCTTAACTCTCGCTTTACTAAAATGCAATCTTTTTGAGTCCCTTCTAAAGGACAGATTAAAAAAAATCCGTAAAAAGTTTGGAGAAACAATTTTTTCATATCTTTGCACTATTGTAGTAGTACAATATTTATATAACACAATATATAACCGTATGATTAAGTTTTCATTAGATTATTCCAGCGGTATACCGGTATATCGCCAGATTATCGACCAGATCAGGTTTGGTATAGCATCCGGGCAACTTAAGCTGGGTGAACAGCTTCCCACGGTCAGAGCGCTTGCCGTTGAGTTAAAAGTAAACCTGAACACAGTATCCAAGGCATATAAAGAACTGGAAATCAAAAATATCCTGGAGACCCAACAAGGCACAGGTACTTTTATCAATAAAACAGAGCATGTGGTGCCGGAAAAAGAACGGGAAGATAAACTAAAAGAGATTTGTGAACAGTTCTCTTCCGTTGCGTTTAGTTACGGATATAATCTTGATGAAGTGATGCAGGAAATAAAAAATATCAAAAACTCTAAAAACAATCCATTATGATAACAAATGTAATAAACAGGGAATGGCTAAATCCTGTTTCCCTTTCCGTATTGCTGGTATTGATTATTGCATCGGTCGTATTATATGTGATGCAAATGATAAATATTCCGGTTCTGGTTGTCCTGATTGTCTTTTCCGGATTACTGGCTTCTGCGATCCGCATTGCCGATCAATGGGAACGAGCGGTGGTATTGCGTATGGGAAAATACAAGGGTTTAAAAGGCCCGGGACTGTTCATCATTATTCCCATTATTGACGAAGTGTCTACCTATATTGACCAACGGGTACGTGTCAGTGCTTTCAAAGCAGAGCAGACCCTTACCAAAGATACGGTACCGGTAAATGTGGATGCTGTGGTATACTGGACGGTTTGGGATGTTGAAAAAGCCGCTTTGGAGGTGCAGGAATATCAAAAAGCCATAGAACATATTTCCCAGACCGGGTTAAGGGATACGATCGGCAAGCACGAATTGTCGGAACTCTTACAGGAGCGCGATAAAATAGCCGAAGACCTGCAACATGTCCTGGACAGGAACACGAATCCATGGGGTATAACATGTCAAACCGTCGGTATCAATGATATTTCCATTCCTCAGGCTTTGGCCGATGCTATGAGCAAAGAGGCCCAGGCTGAGCGTGAAAGAAGAGCCCGTGTCATCCTGGGGACAGCCGAAACCGAAATTGCCGAAAAGTTTGAACAAGCCAGTAAAAAATACACCGATAATCCTGTAGCATTACACCTTAGGGGGATGAATATGCTGTTCGAAGGCCTGAAAGAGAAAGGTTCCATGGTGATTGTCCCCAGTTCGGCGCTGGATTCCATGAATCTGGGAGCCATGGGTGGATTGGTATCACTGGCAAAGAGTAATGAAACAATGACAGGCAAATAATCGTTTTAAGTTGTCTTTTTAGTAATTTCTTTGTGTCAAACCCATATAAAACAACAAAAACAATGACCCGAATTTTAATAGCCATTTTCATTGCACTTAATTTCCAGGCGTGTACACAAGAAAAAACTATCTTAGAAAAACCAACTATTGATAATAGAGTAGAGTTGATGAGTATTGTTTTCCGTTTGGCGGAAAAGCAGGAGTATTCAAATAAAAGGTTTAAACCTTATGTGAACAGGATCGAACAGTATTTTGAGAAATACAAAGATCATGAATTGATACAATTCACAAGATCAATTATGTCTGAGTATGGAATTGCTTTTGACGGTCCCATGTGGCTGGCTGTTCACCTGGATGATCACCTGAAACCGTTGCCGGGCGTCAAAGATGTCTGGCAACTTGACCCTCGATGGACTAAAGAAAATGTGGAAAAATTTGTCCCGTTATTACAGAAGTTCTATAAAGACACCAGGTTTGACAATTTTTTAAAAAGTAATGCCGATCTATATGCTGAGGTTGTCCGACGCTTTGCCCCGATTTATGATCAGGTAGACCCGAATTGGTGCTTTTCTTTTTTTGGGAAAAAACCCAAGGAAATATTTTCAATAAAAATCGGATTGGGTACCGGTGGTAATTGTTACGGGGTATATTTAGATGATACCAATGGGAACAGGAGAGTATACGCTATAATGGGTATACAATCGTTTGATCATACCGGTTTGCCGGAATTTTCCACTTTATTTGATTTACCATTAGTGATTCACGAGTTTAGTCATCCGTTTATAGACAATTTGACCGAAAAAAACAAAGAAATATTCAGGGAAAGTGGAGAGAAGATATTTTCAGTTGCAAAAAACGTAATCGGTATTGAGGCATATCCTTCATGGCAAATCGTGTTGGATGAGGCTTTGGTTCATGCATCTGTAATCAAGTATATGAAAGACCATGATTTCAAACAATCTGAAATAGAAAC
The window above is part of the Bacteroidales bacterium genome. Proteins encoded here:
- a CDS encoding DUF4932 domain-containing protein; the encoded protein is MTRILIAIFIALNFQACTQEKTILEKPTIDNRVELMSIVFRLAEKQEYSNKRFKPYVNRIEQYFEKYKDHELIQFTRSIMSEYGIAFDGPMWLAVHLDDHLKPLPGVKDVWQLDPRWTKENVEKFVPLLQKFYKDTRFDNFLKSNADLYAEVVRRFAPIYDQVDPNWCFSFFGKKPKEIFSIKIGLGTGGNCYGVYLDDTNGNRRVYAIMGIQSFDHTGLPEFSTLFDLPLVIHEFSHPFIDNLTEKNKEIFRESGEKIFSVAKNVIGIEAYPSWQIVLDEALVHASVIKYMKDHDFKQSEIETWIKLLEENFGFFWIEELVDELENYEIQRDKYPTLESYMPELAEAYKIWTENILTSTHSDE
- a CDS encoding GntR family transcriptional regulator, giving the protein MIKFSLDYSSGIPVYRQIIDQIRFGIASGQLKLGEQLPTVRALAVELKVNLNTVSKAYKELEIKNILETQQGTGTFINKTEHVVPEKEREDKLKEICEQFSSVAFSYGYNLDEVMQEIKNIKNSKNNPL
- a CDS encoding C-GCAxxG-C-C family protein is translated as MKIEKVSEEFAADCFRQGIDCSQIVLGYAANKVGMESDEALRISSPFGGGMWAGRTCGCVVGGLMALGMKYGYSEPGATEQKKALLAKKAEFEQKFAEENKSVVCKEILGYDLSKPEEMQQVIEKSLFYSICPKVVCSACKILDGLM
- a CDS encoding slipin family protein, which encodes MITNVINREWLNPVSLSVLLVLIIASVVLYVMQMINIPVLVVLIVFSGLLASAIRIADQWERAVVLRMGKYKGLKGPGLFIIIPIIDEVSTYIDQRVRVSAFKAEQTLTKDTVPVNVDAVVYWTVWDVEKAALEVQEYQKAIEHISQTGLRDTIGKHELSELLQERDKIAEDLQHVLDRNTNPWGITCQTVGINDISIPQALADAMSKEAQAERERRARVILGTAETEIAEKFEQASKKYTDNPVALHLRGMNMLFEGLKEKGSMVIVPSSALDSMNLGAMGGLVSLAKSNETMTGK
- a CDS encoding aldo/keto reductase codes for the protein MKNNNKNISRRNFFKKAGAGAAVTTATLYGCKPKNTVSATGGILGEIPTDKMTYRINPHTGDKVSLLGYGCMRWPLRQRADGNGNEVDQDAVNDLVDYAIAHGVNYFDTAPVYVQGWSEAATGIALKRHPRDKFFIATKSSRNNTLESGIAMYRKSMQDLQVEYIDYYLLHSIGASIDDFNRRFIDNGLLDFFLKEREAGRIRNLGWSFHGIVEVFDHALAMDVKWDFCQIQLNYQDWQHATGRNVNAEYLYGELVKKNVPAVIMEPLLGGRLARVPQQALLTMRELRPNDTAAQWAFRYAGTPENVLTVLSGMVYMEHLQENIYTYSPLEPLKEEDYEMLEEVTGILVDSDYIQCTTCEYCMPCKYGLDIPGIFAHYNNCVSAGRLLKSSNDENYRKARREFLIGYDRNVPKLRQAARCTECEECLPKCPQNIPIIEEMRRVDKYAEQLKQKTEF
- a CDS encoding 4Fe-4S dicluster domain-containing protein translates to MLRKIRLYLAVAGLVLITLLFLDFTGILHQWFGWLAKIQLVPAILAVNVVVIAVLVLITFLFGRVYCSVICPLGILQDGISHISGKRKGKKNRFRFSKAKSWLRYGLLFIFVVALIAGSSVIVSLLDPYAAYGRIASNLFAPVYRLGNNLLAWFAERMDSYAFYTTEVWVKSWITFGVAVSMLVLVGILAWKNGRTYCNTICPVGTFLGFISRFSIFRPAFDTKKCTRCNACERGCKASCIDVKTMSIDHSRCVTCFNCIEKCKFDAMHYSLRKVGRKEPLVNGSTFGETTQKEGISRLSFFSIAGLFAFTHTVRAQQLQVDGGLADIEDKKVPDRKTPVVPPGAGSAKNMKQHCTACQLCVSVCPNHILKPSGKLSTLMQPEMTFEQGYCRPECVECSQVCPSGAIKPITAAGKTAVSIGQAVWIKDNCVVNTEKLACTACERHCPTKAITLVPVNPEEDQNKPPQRFGRRAPVLKYPVVDKELCIGCGACEYLCPARPFSAIYVEGNVRHHVV